The Labrus mixtus chromosome 18, fLabMix1.1, whole genome shotgun sequence DNA segment TTCTCACTGTGTTACAACAGAGAGGGTGTGGCACCTCTCTGTTAATTTGTtttcctacaaacacacacataccctacacagacacacacacacacacacacacacacacacacacacacacacacacacacacacacacacacacacacacacgcacacacacacacacacacacacacacacacacgcacacacacacagaaacagacactcacacagaattaaacacatacagacactttTGGATGGAAACTCTGTCTCCCATTTCCGTTGTATCTCATTTTATTACCCATTCATGAGGTGTTCTTTTACATGCGTTTAGGGGAGTGGAGTCTTACTGTTTGTTGCACACAGACAAGACAGGGCAtgcaacatctgtgtgtgtgtgtgtgtgtgtgtgtgtgtgtgtttaacgtGTGACGTAGTTGCTGCTGAATCTGGTTTGGCAGGATTTCTTAGGGAGGGGCAAGTAAGCTGAGAcatagagagaaaaagagcagaaaagttCAAGCtagttttcatttcctttcttaAACTTTAAAGCTGGAAGCGAGTACTGATTATTGCGTTTGGTTTCAGCTGTAGGtaaggttgttttttatttgatttttgtttaacTTTCTGTGTCACATGCTTAAAGTCAGTGTGGTGAACAATAGCccaaatgttttaattcaacaCAGATTAAagttatagttttttttactttaaatcaaggtgaaaacaagtttttaatTATTACAGCACATGTTAAGCTACATTTATTCCATCTAAAAGTCACAATGGAAATACACTCTGCCATGACTAATACAACATTTTATCTGTGGCAAGATTTAGAGCAATCAGTGTAAACATGGAGTtcctaaaaacaaaatgtgatgttCATATGAAGTGTAGATTCAGTATACAGAGAAGCTTTGGGAATGTAGTCCTCTTAAGTTACCACATACATTTCAACCTTAACAGTTTGTTGGGTTTCAGTGTTACAGGAAACTTAgctaatgcttttttttttttttttttaattaaaactgttCTCCACTTGATTTCCCATAAGGCTCGAATGATAGTTTCTAAGGAAAGAATAACATAGAATCAAAAGGTGTCTTGTGAGTCAAAGTAGGTGCAGATGAAATTTACTGGACCATTTCTGAAGTCTTATTAAAGGTAAATTTAGTGATATCTCCATAAGCATCTTTATTGCTATGAACCCATATTTCAGACATCTGTAAATGAAAGTTAAACTAAGTTGTATTGGAGTAATTTGAGGCTTGAGCATGTTAATGCTGTCCTCAGAGATGAGCAAATCCTTTTTTCTAATATCTAAATATTGTAATCTTTTCTTAACATTGTGTAATCCAGCACTGCTGCACAAACTATACTATAACTAGATGATGTTATTCCCACATGGATTTCATTTATCCTTATGACAAAATAGGATTTTATAATGTCAAGAATGAGTTTAGTTCAGAGACAAAATCCCTGTTCTATGAGAACCTAGCAAAACTTAAATCTGTTAAACTGATTGTTATAAAACTTCAACAAAATATGTAATAAAATATGTCAACCTGGAAATAAACAaacttgaaacattttaatgatttaattagtGAAAAGTGTCAATGTTTGTAACTTTAATACATCGTAAATAGCAAATGTACTGCACTTACATTTTCCAGTTTTCTGACCTTCATAGCGCTTTACGCTACATGTCAGCATTCATCCTTTCGCACACAAGTTCACACTGATGGTACAGGCTTCTTTTCAAATTGTCAGGATAGTTATCAGAATCTAATGAATGCATTCAGACACATGTAAAAACTGATGGCTATACCTTCAGGAGAAATGTTAGGTTAGGTGGTATTATCTTATTGTATCTTAAGTAAACTCAGAGGTTACATTTAAAGTGGACGAATGacattgaagtgtttttttagtttACTTCATTACTTTCACACTTATTTCAAGATTTTCACTGTGTTCATTTAAAAGCAGTATACAAACCAGAATTGAAGCTTACTTTTAACACATAAATCCTCTATTTGGACACATTAACATTGGCCAGGGTGGAGTAAACAGACATATTAAGCCACCAGCTGGTAAGCTTCAAGATGAAGCTTCAAGAAACCAATGTGTAAAACTATGAATGAACTGTGACTTTTACTTGGTATGCAGCAACAATTCCCAGTCTCAGTTGAGAAAATTAGAAAATTAAGGGTAATAGCCAAGATGTCAGTAGCCAAGTCAGGCAAGTGTACCCCATGGATTAAAGAAACCTCAGACGTGAGGTCCTTTAAAAATGATGGTGGGCAGATTAACTTCAGTTAACTTAAGATAGAGCCAACCAGgcttttttcagtctttgtcATTAAATTAACTGACCGAGGTTACAAATTTTGCAGCAGTAGTAAAAAACCCATAAATAATTCCTGTTCTCTGCCCTTTTCTGCTTATCTCATGGCTTATGTTATACGGTCATAAGTAAGAGAGGGGTTTGGTTGTATTTATACTTCTGAGGAACAATTTTTGAATAATGTCAGGAGCAGcttcagtttgttgtttatGATCTCATTAGCAGCTTGAGTATAGTCAAAATAACTGCAGACAGTGCATCTTTATACATGTTATCTGTCCTGATGTATCTactagtttaacattttcatacaATCATTTTATGTGTCTATCTTTTAGAGATATGGAAACATaacacttcttttttcttctcttataAGGATTGATTTGCGTCCGTCTACTGGACCAGTTGAGCAGCAGGCATGAACTGGTCAGGACTGGAGAGCCTGTTGAGTGGAGTCAATAAATACTCAACTGCATTTGGGAGGATTTGGCTGTCCATGGTGTTTGTTTTCCGTGTCCTGGTTTTTGTGGTGGCAGCACAGAGAGTTTGGGGTGACGAGAGCAAGGACTTTGTGTGTAATACGCGCCAGGTAAGATTGAGGaacaaagatttttaaaaactaagtGTTCAGCCTGAAGGTCCACTTTAAGTATCAAGCAATAAAGCTGTCTTTCTCTTCACATATAGATCGTTATCAGGAGTTAATTCTCAATCacaattacacagaaacaacaaaatgctttattttggTGCTTCATTAAGTGTTTCAGGAGGAAGTCATGCTGTCGGAATATTCCCCATTTCTTTATCGACATATGCACACTTAACCTATCCCCTAACCAAGGCCTGTAGGTTTACATGCATTGTAGCCTTTTACCCGTCACCATGACTGTCCTCACTCACTCCAGGGAGCACTATATTGTTTTGTAATTATTACTCATTTCAATTGAATTAGCTATAATATCAAATTAATAATTGTGTTAGCAACTCCAAGATATCTTTTTTTCTGGCACAAAGGCAGCAATCATTTTATTAATCTGAGACACTCACTAGAGGAAAAGcatactgtttaaaaaagatattTCCCTCTTTCTACAGCCTGGCTGTACCAATATCTGCTATGACCACATCTTCCCCATCTCCCACATTCGTCTGTGGGCACTGCAGCTGATTTTTGTTACCTGCCCATCACTGATGGTGATGGCTCATGTTAAATACCGTGAAGGAAAGGACAAAAAATATGTGGAACTGCACCATGGCTCCCACCTGTATGTCAACCCTggaaagaagagaggggggCTATGGTGGACCTATCTGCTTAGTTTAGTCTTCAAAGCTGGATTTGACACATCGTTTCTTTACATTCTTTACCGAATATACCATGGATATGACTTGCCCAGGTAAATCTTGTTTCATTACTTTTCAAATTGTATTTAAGAAATCTCTTACTTTACAGGAAAAATGTTTGACAGCTGATCTACTCTTCACTTTTAGGTTATCCAAGTGTTCACTTGACCCATGCCCCAACACTGTTGATTGCTTCATCAGTCGTCCAACAGAGAAAAAGATCTTCATGCTGTTCATGGTTGTATCCAGTGCATTGTGCATCTTCATGTGCATCTGTGAGATGATATATCTCATAGGCAAGCGAATCACCAAATTAATGAGGGTCCGCCAGGAAAATGAAAGGCTCCTGTTTGCTGAACAGCATGAACTTGCCGTTATGGCCCCACCCAGAACCCAATATCGCAAGACTGACCCAACAGCTGAGAGCCAGATGAGCTTGAACAGGAGGGAAAAGGTCAGAGAAGCTGGTGTTACTACAACGCTGTAGGACTCAGCGGTCACttaacaaggttttttttcataacaGATGGCCACATGACAGGAACACATTACCTAAGAAAGTCATGAAATCAAGAGACTGTTAAAAGGTAATTCCTGTAAACCAATCTTTTGATCCAGCTGAACCATTCATGACTCTCCATTGGGAGGATCTCCAACACTAGCTGGCTGTATATTGTATTAGACACTATTTGAAGAAGAGGACTACAAGTATTAATAGTTTTCAtattacttttctttctttgtaacATGGTCTAATCAACGTATGCCTATTGAGAGACACTCAGGATTGTGGATATGCAGTTTTGACTATGTTTGATTGTTTATAATATGTCAACATCAATATTTTATGTTCATTAAATGCAAAACCATAGTGTATATGTTGTACATTACAGCCGTTGGTTTCAACAACACAATTAATAGTTATATTGAGTGTGtggctgacaaaaaaaagcctctggCGCTTttaatttttccccaaaaaaggGAACAAACTTGGAAACTCAGAAACCCACCTGTGTGCTGTCACTGACTTTTGGGAAACACATCAGCTTTCCGCCCAGAAACATCCCAtgtcaaccaaaacatgaaaatccaggCAAAGGACATGGGTATCTGTAGaaaccaccacacatgtatagaggcccataagtgatgatttCAGAAACACATAAAGGCATTTGGGGGTGTTGCCATCAGCAGCATTTTGTAGGAGTTGCAAACAAATAGAATACCCGCATTAAGTCTGCTAGGCGGAACTGGATCggacaaaacattttatgtaagtatgataaagtgttGTAGTGCAGGGAGGAAATAGAAACGTCACAGAGCATGAGATCATTGTattgttattgtattattatgttATGGTATTGTTCCTCAATTGCATCCATTCCTGCTTTAAGTGAGTTTTGTTATTACTGAGTTATTTATTAATAACAAAGTaatctattgctctctctctctatgtgtgtggtTGGTGATGAAGAgggtgtgggtttttttttttatcgtgtgaaacaccttgtgtttttatttatctttgctTATAATTTAAAGTCTGATTGAATGATTGTATTTTCAcatgtttcttttagttttctttatttatgttatcAGGTTTGCTCTGGCTAGTCAAgtggaaaaacatgaaatgtttcttaaaCATGATTGTCCACTGGAGAAAGTGAAAACCTCTGCTACATCCCCTAAAAGGCATTGCCATTTTAAGCAGGCGCGATGCAGCAGGTTGTTGCCACACCCACACTTTAACTGAACGTTAAAGTTTGTAATTTAAAACGTAATTTTATTCCCCACACTTTTTAGCAAGGGAGTCATTGATGAAAACCTATTGGTCAAGTCAGATTTATTGAGTGGCAATTCAGCCAATCATAGCTGTTCGACCAACCCATCAGGCCAGAGAAGAGTTAAAAGACATGCATTCAGAAAACAATACTGTTTCTCATCACTGGCTGAGTTAGAGATATAAAAATGGATGGAGCATCTCTCTGAAAGATGGTCAGTCACTTAAACTGATGTTTCTAAGATGTATTCCACTTCACAAAACAACATACGATTTGCTAATGtctaaaacattaaacattttgaccTGTTGGTCGTTCTTTCAGCAGCTGTTACGATGAGGCGAAAGTCCCCTTTGCattctttgaaaacaaaagcacatttgatataaaaacCAGAAATAAAGAGACTTGCTTACTGCAAGGAacgcaaaataaaataatctcaaaGAGCAGTTTTTTGAGTCATCCTTTGTTTAGAGCTTAAAATAACTGGCGCTTTCTCACAACAGATATTCATATTGTAACGTTCTGCTCAATGAAGTTACGAGACATTCTTCAGCTTGCATGGGGTTTATTACCAAAACTTAATACAGGCTATTGTAGGCCGTAGCCAACgccaaaataaaaaacctaCAGTCTCTCTGTGAGTAACGGTACTCGTCAGCTTagctaccacacacacacacacagacagacacacacagacacacacagacacacacacacacacacacacacacacacacacacacacacacacacacacacacacacacacaaacacacctgtaagGACACAAAGAGTCTCACATATTTGGATGCAGTCATTGGGTGTATCCGAATTGCAAAGTGCTTACacaatctgtcagtagtcagtacctactatccgtgctgtatactttTAGTACCTATtgttcagtaggcgcgcacagttggcagatatttgttcctacttcgtctgattcattcagtgtggaaaTGGTGTCATTTGAAAGAtgcgttacccgaaccggccgcatcaaaccttgtttttttgtttgtttagctttattcaagaacagtaatgcgcatatacagtcaggtaaacaaaaaacaatatcataatgtaaatcaagtaaaaaacagattaaataataaaataacatacagtacataggCCTACAGGAAAGTactacaaatgaaagacagtaatatacagtatataaagtaATAGCACACGTATCCCCATCACATTTCTTTGTGCCAAAGCCACAGCCCCAGACAACAGCAGTtgcctcccttcctctcccagCCAGGCCACCCAAATGTCCCTCTTCAAAACAAGCGTAGCGCTCCCCACAGGGAGTTAATGAATCTCCCCCACATTGTTTCACTACAATACTTAAGACAAAGGAACAGTAAATcacttgttttttgtatctttgttttaGGCAAGGAAGACTTTATAAAATcagctggtctgacatcttccacagaggcCAAGCGtaaattaaaacaatctgttaaaagttatatatcctgtgaagcaagctattgttaacaatatagtcttgtaaaataaaacaaaaatcacactGAATCACACAGCAAAAGGTTTGATAGAAAGGTGATGTATTCTTTTCgattttacaatcaacagaacctAAGAAAGACACCGTTAATTTCAACCTTAGTCTGCACACGTGTATACAGTGGTTAGGCTGGGGGCTCATCCCTTTTTCACCTGTGCTTGGACCTTTGCTAGATGACCTGCTCATCTACTGTGCCAGAAATGACCTTAGACCAGCAACTCTCCgagatgaagagtcctctctgccataCACTCTtgtcacccagaggagctgatcgaaTTCTGGTGctctgtgacagtgaacagtgagatgGCTACCATAGTCAccctcagataaaacacagagatcctggttAATATTCAGTGACAGCTTTATTTTAAAGtgctatttttctttacattatgttgccctgtgtttgaaaggccaaatgctggagggttgtgttggattgaGTTTTCCACCATATTTTGACGGTCAAAAAGTCATCCAGGATCTCTATACTTTATTTAGAGAGAGAAGAGCGACCTGCATGTGGTGTGGCTAGACCTTGCCAACGCGCACGGCTCAGTGCCGCACAAGCTGATAGACTTTGCCTTGGGATTCTTCCACATCCCAGATTGTGTCAAGAACATCATCACCAGATACTGTACTTCAACTACCTGCAGATGGGCTTCACCCTGGAAGGCTACACATCAGGATGGCAACAGCTGGAATGTGGCATTGCCATGGGATGCGCCATCTCCCCAATCTTGTTTGTGATAGCCTTTGAGATAATCCTCATAGGGGCAAGGCAGGTGGTGGGAGGTATCAAGTTACCATCAGTGGAAAGGCTTCCCCCGCTTAGGAGTTATATGGACGATGTCACAAGCATCCTTCAGACGGCTCCTCAATTGCCTTGATGAGCTCATCACATGGGCAAGAATGAAGATCAAGGCTGAAAAATCAAGAAGTCTCTCGATGAGGAAAGGGCTACCACAGAACCAGACCATCTTTGTTGCTGGTGGAGAGCCCATTCCACGGCTGGcagaaaaaacactcaaaaatacacaaaaatatacCCTATCTCGATAAGTGACCATGCCCCTGTATCTTTCTCCCTCAACATGAACTACAAAAAACTTTCCAACACAAGATGGTGCTTAAATACCTCTTTACTCAAAGATTCAGATTTTGACATATACTTTAAAAGGGAGTGGGCATCCCTGTTGGAAATAAATGACACACCTGAAATATCACCAACAACACTATGGGAAACGGCCAAAGCAGTAATGAGAGGTAAAATAATATCGTATTCATCctgcaagacaaaaaaataaacaaggatGGAAAAGGATTTGGAAGATGAACTTAGACAATGAAATGACTCCTATGCTAATAATCCAGCAGAACTAATCTACAACAAACTAACAGAAGTTAAATTCCAACTcgattaaataattaataaaaagacGCAATTCATGATCGAAAGATTAAGACAGGAGAAATTCGAACACAACAATAAATCTGGGAAATACTTAGCAAACCAACTCAAGCGCAATACAGACAAATCATTAATCTCTACAGTAATGGATTAAGAAGGAAGGCCAATGTTAACAACTGAAGACATTAACAACACTTTCAAATCATTCTATGGCAAATTATACTCCTGTGTCAAGGAACCGGAACCATCAGACATTGACTCCTTTCTAGAAAGCCTTAACCTTCCCAAATTAACAAAGGATCAAGCAAATGACTTAGAAAAACCATTCacacaaaatgaatattttatagCACTAAATCAAATGCCAAACAATAAATCACCAGGTCCAGATGGCTTCCCTGCTGAATTTTATGAACATTTGTGGAGCACAATCTCGACActattcattaaaatgtgtcaagaAACTCAGCATACATCTAAAATTCCgcaaaacatgaacacagctaTCCTCTCATTGTTACCAAAGCCGGATAAAGACCCAACACAATGCTCGAACTATCGTCCAATATCGCTTATTAACacagacattaaaataataagTAAAGCTCTATCCATTCGCGGCTTGGTGGGGGCCTAGTTGCGTGCCTCTCTGATGGCCTTCTCTGGCCCCGCACTTCATTGCTGTGAAGGCTCATGGTGGATGGTGTGGCATTGTAACATTTTGGTTGCATTTGTTGTATGATAGCTGTGCAGTATGGTAAAAgagttgggggaaaaaaaaaaaaaaataataatattgtttTCTTCATGGTTGCAT contains these protein-coding regions:
- the gjb9a gene encoding gap junction protein beta 9a, producing MNWSGLESLLSGVNKYSTAFGRIWLSMVFVFRVLVFVVAAQRVWGDESKDFVCNTRQPGCTNICYDHIFPISHIRLWALQLIFVTCPSLMVMAHVKYREGKDKKYVELHHGSHLYVNPGKKRGGLWWTYLLSLVFKAGFDTSFLYILYRIYHGYDLPRLSKCSLDPCPNTVDCFISRPTEKKIFMLFMVVSSALCIFMCICEMIYLIGKRITKLMRVRQENERLLFAEQHELAVMAPPRTQYRKTDPTAESQMSLNRREKVREAGVTTTL